The following proteins come from a genomic window of Tepidiforma thermophila:
- a CDS encoding GNAT family N-acetyltransferase has translation MRVRFAGPGDLDVIIELIRALAEYEREPDAVRLERDRLGQHLFGPRPYAEVLLAEDEGGVQGFALFFHNFSTWEGRPGIYLEDLFVRPGARGRGYGRALLARLAALAVERGCARLEWAVLDWNEPAIGFYRALGAVAMDEWTTYRLTGEALARLADAGRDADG, from the coding sequence ATGCGGGTCCGTTTTGCCGGGCCGGGCGACCTCGACGTCATCATCGAGCTGATCCGGGCGCTGGCCGAGTACGAGCGCGAGCCGGATGCGGTCCGGCTGGAACGGGACCGGCTGGGGCAGCACCTGTTCGGGCCGCGGCCGTACGCGGAGGTGCTGCTTGCGGAAGACGAGGGCGGGGTGCAGGGGTTCGCGCTTTTCTTCCACAACTTCAGCACGTGGGAAGGGCGGCCGGGGATCTATCTCGAGGACCTGTTCGTGCGGCCGGGGGCGCGGGGGCGAGGGTACGGGCGGGCGCTGCTGGCGCGGCTGGCGGCGCTGGCGGTGGAGCGCGGGTGCGCCCGGCTGGAGTGGGCAGTGCTCGACTGGAACGAGCCGGCGATCGGGTTTTACCGGGCCCTCGGCGCGGTGGCGATGGACGAATGGACGACTTATCGGCTGACCGGCGAGGCGCTCGCGCGGCTCGCAGATGCGGGGCGCGACGCCGACGGGTGA